One genomic segment of Microvirga ossetica includes these proteins:
- a CDS encoding carbohydrate ABC transporter permease has protein sequence MSRLTPILSYLLLGLCTLLCVVPFAYMLSLSLQSDAELMSGLPVLIPEKLQFSNYVAIWERAPFGRFILNSLIIAGGITLLHLIFDPLVGYVFAKLEFPGKKILFGAVLSTLMIPFFIRLIPLYIITAEFGWLNTYPGLIMPFAMSAYGIFLMRQFIAPIPSELLDAARIDGCSEMRIYWQIVLPQVRPALATLALLTFVFQWNEFLWPLVVVSTTEMRPITTGLTLFTQETFTQWNLTSAGGVLLFLPSLALFLFTQRYLVRSVMLAGMK, from the coding sequence ATGTCGCGATTGACTCCCATTCTGTCCTATCTGTTGCTCGGGCTATGCACGCTCTTGTGCGTCGTGCCGTTTGCCTACATGCTGTCTCTATCGCTGCAGAGCGATGCGGAGTTGATGTCCGGCCTGCCGGTTCTCATTCCCGAGAAGCTACAGTTTTCGAACTACGTCGCTATTTGGGAGCGCGCTCCTTTCGGACGGTTCATCCTCAACAGCCTCATCATTGCAGGTGGGATCACGCTGCTGCACCTGATCTTCGATCCGCTTGTCGGCTACGTGTTCGCGAAGCTGGAGTTCCCAGGCAAGAAGATCTTGTTCGGGGCAGTGCTGTCGACCTTGATGATCCCGTTCTTCATCCGACTCATACCCCTTTATATCATCACGGCTGAGTTCGGTTGGCTCAATACATATCCCGGGCTCATCATGCCGTTTGCCATGAGCGCTTATGGCATCTTTCTCATGCGCCAGTTCATTGCGCCAATTCCCAGCGAGCTTCTCGATGCAGCGCGGATCGATGGCTGTTCGGAGATGCGCATCTACTGGCAGATTGTCCTGCCGCAAGTCAGACCAGCTCTGGCGACCCTCGCGCTCCTCACCTTCGTGTTCCAGTGGAACGAGTTTCTGTGGCCTCTCGTCGTCGTCAGCACAACGGAGATGCGGCCGATTACGACTGGTCTGACCCTTTTCACGCAGGAAACCTTCACTCAATGGAACTTGACATCGGCCGGGGGCGTCCTGCTGTTCCTGCCGAGCCTCGCACTCTTCCTCTTCACGCAGCGCTATCTCGTGCGCAGCGTCATGCTCGCTGGGATGAAGTGA
- a CDS encoding ABC transporter substrate-binding protein, producing the protein MAAGSIGAASAETLTVYWNAGHGYKAYADAIKAFEADNPGWTVRWEKFQWPDMRTKLIADFSVKNPPDLTAEPNGWVQEFAVQGLLRPLNDYVERDGKQIGFPDDWQGYTVDRNKFQGKYYGIQLHLTCAALLYNQDMLKEAGFSKPPSTWQEFREVAKATTKPGRFGFAPNPTFYYYWSWLLQNGAKYYDSATNKVTLDTPEAAEALQFLSDLIQVDKAAPVPVAGADYEGPQKLFTANRAAMIITGPWDVAPIMQGNPKLNWSVAPALKNKTQSTFFGGVSMMIPAAAKHPDKAWELLKRFVSINTELAATKEAGMTMPRKSWAEHPDVKADKIIAPFSQCLPYAQEPDGDLRQTGKWARVNELLQNAFDATVYKKVPATESLKRFTEEANAVLSQK; encoded by the coding sequence GTGGCCGCCGGCAGCATCGGAGCCGCAAGTGCCGAAACCCTGACGGTCTACTGGAATGCCGGTCACGGGTACAAGGCATATGCAGATGCCATCAAAGCCTTTGAGGCTGACAATCCCGGTTGGACGGTGCGCTGGGAGAAGTTCCAGTGGCCGGACATGCGTACGAAGCTGATCGCGGATTTCTCGGTCAAGAACCCGCCGGATCTGACTGCCGAGCCGAACGGCTGGGTTCAGGAATTCGCCGTGCAGGGCCTTCTACGTCCGCTCAACGACTATGTCGAAAGAGATGGCAAGCAGATCGGCTTCCCCGACGACTGGCAGGGCTACACGGTCGACCGCAACAAGTTCCAGGGGAAGTATTACGGGATTCAGCTGCACCTGACATGCGCTGCTCTTCTCTATAATCAGGACATGCTGAAGGAAGCGGGCTTCTCGAAGCCGCCGTCTACTTGGCAGGAGTTCCGGGAAGTCGCGAAGGCTACCACTAAGCCCGGTCGATTCGGGTTCGCACCGAATCCGACTTTTTACTATTACTGGTCATGGCTGTTGCAGAACGGCGCGAAATATTATGACTCAGCCACGAACAAAGTAACCCTCGACACGCCCGAAGCCGCAGAGGCGCTGCAGTTCCTCTCCGATCTGATCCAAGTCGACAAAGCCGCGCCGGTGCCGGTCGCGGGTGCCGACTACGAAGGGCCACAAAAGCTTTTCACAGCCAACCGCGCTGCGATGATCATTACGGGTCCGTGGGACGTAGCACCCATCATGCAGGGTAACCCGAAACTAAATTGGTCAGTTGCGCCTGCGTTGAAGAACAAGACACAATCGACGTTCTTCGGCGGAGTCAGCATGATGATTCCCGCGGCTGCGAAACATCCCGATAAGGCGTGGGAGCTTCTGAAGCGGTTCGTATCGATCAATACCGAACTTGCGGCAACGAAGGAAGCCGGCATGACCATGCCGCGCAAGTCCTGGGCTGAGCATCCAGACGTCAAAGCCGACAAGATCATTGCTCCCTTCAGCCAGTGCCTGCCCTACGCTCAGGAGCCTGACGGTGACCTGCGTCAGACCGGCAAGTGGGCTCGTGTGAACGAGCTGCTGCAGAACGCCTTCGATGCAACGGTCTATAAGAAGGTGCCGGCAACGGAATCGCTGAAGCGCTTCACCGAAGAGGCGAACGCCGTCCTCTCGCAGAAGTAA
- a CDS encoding LacI family DNA-binding transcriptional regulator: MADVARHANVSTAAVSYFLSGDSLGLKRVGADARERILKAIADLQYVQNSAARQLRRRQAGRICLILPRLGVPYSDRIASDVQAAARARGLSTIIVAGGDYQAVERIFLEIESGLADGLIAELQHLAAEDVEALTLRLATRKPLIIFHPIVRPNRFSVFRQDATAAIREVLQTLYCDGHRRIAYMQHAALGERTRVNAYLAFLGAAGLPFDETLMVDGAQSRRSAHEAVLNLLKVSERPTALIAESDFAAVTALNSFQAAGLKVPADIAVVGCGNIDEGLFSYPRLTTIGPQEASFSHLADHLADLIAGKRISRSKVFELPWSVIRRDSA; the protein is encoded by the coding sequence ATGGCAGATGTCGCGCGCCATGCGAACGTCTCCACGGCCGCCGTTTCTTACTTCCTCAGTGGTGACAGCCTCGGCCTGAAGCGGGTAGGGGCCGACGCGCGGGAGAGAATCCTCAAGGCCATTGCCGATCTCCAATACGTACAGAACAGTGCGGCGCGGCAGCTGCGCCGCAGGCAGGCGGGGCGCATCTGCCTCATTCTGCCTCGCCTTGGCGTTCCGTATAGCGACCGCATCGCGAGCGATGTGCAGGCAGCCGCTAGAGCACGTGGCTTGTCGACGATCATTGTTGCAGGGGGAGACTATCAGGCGGTGGAGCGGATCTTTCTGGAGATCGAGAGCGGGTTGGCAGATGGCTTGATCGCTGAACTCCAGCATCTTGCCGCCGAGGATGTGGAAGCACTGACGCTGCGGCTTGCCACCCGCAAGCCACTGATCATCTTCCATCCCATCGTGAGACCGAACCGATTTTCCGTGTTCCGGCAAGATGCGACGGCGGCGATCCGCGAAGTGCTTCAGACCCTGTACTGCGACGGGCATCGACGCATTGCCTATATGCAGCACGCCGCACTCGGCGAGAGAACGCGCGTGAACGCCTACTTGGCGTTTCTCGGGGCGGCCGGTCTTCCTTTCGATGAGACGCTCATGGTCGACGGCGCGCAGTCGAGACGGTCGGCGCATGAAGCTGTGCTCAATCTCCTGAAAGTGAGCGAGAGGCCGACCGCTCTTATCGCTGAATCGGATTTTGCGGCGGTCACCGCGCTCAACAGCTTTCAAGCCGCGGGGCTGAAGGTTCCGGCCGATATCGCGGTGGTGGGCTGCGGCAACATCGACGAGGGCTTGTTCTCGTACCCGAGGCTGACTACCATCGGTCCGCAAGAGGCATCGTTTTCACACCTTGCCGATCACTTGGCCGATCTGATCGCGGGCAAGCGCATTTCACGCTCAAAGGTATTCGAGTTGCCCTGGTCCGTCATCAGGCGGGATTCGGCTTGA
- a CDS encoding beta-galactosidase: MLGVCYYPEHWPEDLWREDARRMAELGITYVRIGEFSWSLIEPEEGRFDWAWLDRAVEVLGSHGLKIVMGTPTATPPKWLIDRNPNILPVDASGQVRGFGSRRHYSFSSKTYWAESRRIVEAFARHYGRNEAVAGWQTDNEYGCHNTVLSWGAEDLAAFHSWLRRRYQTPDALNDAWGNVFWSQEVRSFDEIALPNLAVTETNPAARLDFRRFASEQVADYDRMQVEILRKHSPGRFITHNFMGFFREFDHWAFDHLDLASWDSYPLGFVEQFPFSEAERERWALTSHPDIAAFHHDLYRGVGRGRFWVMEQQPGPVNWASWNPVPHPGMVRLWTWEAFAHGAEVVSYFRWRQAPFAQEQMHAGLNRPDRTLSPGGKEATQVARELESRGPLPDTQQAPVALVFDYEAAWITDIQPQGRDFSYGELAFRWYEGLRRLGLDIDIVPPGQPLQGYRAVVVPSLPHISEAALAAFQATEAPILFGPRSGSKTRHFAIPPELPPGPLQALLPLKVIQVASLRPGLSAAVRGKVQGSAERWREWVETALEPVARFSDGSPSLVEYGNRFYLAAWPAADLLRSTCQLVLGERAGLALSDLPEHIRLRRRGDVLFAFNYGPEAWSDAAGRIADGATVAPYDWVSSG, encoded by the coding sequence ATGCTTGGCGTTTGCTACTATCCAGAACACTGGCCGGAAGACCTGTGGCGGGAGGATGCCCGGCGCATGGCCGAACTCGGCATCACCTATGTGAGGATCGGCGAGTTCTCCTGGAGCCTGATCGAGCCGGAAGAGGGTCGCTTCGATTGGGCTTGGCTCGATCGCGCCGTAGAGGTTCTCGGCAGCCACGGCTTGAAAATCGTGATGGGCACGCCGACTGCAACGCCGCCGAAATGGCTTATCGACCGTAATCCCAACATCCTCCCAGTCGACGCTTCGGGACAGGTCCGGGGCTTCGGCTCACGTCGTCACTACTCGTTCTCGTCGAAGACCTACTGGGCAGAGAGCCGACGCATCGTCGAAGCGTTCGCCCGCCATTATGGACGCAACGAAGCGGTGGCCGGCTGGCAGACCGACAATGAATACGGCTGCCATAACACCGTCTTGTCCTGGGGCGCGGAGGATCTTGCCGCATTCCACAGCTGGCTGCGCCGACGTTATCAGACGCCCGACGCACTGAATGACGCCTGGGGCAATGTTTTCTGGTCTCAGGAGGTGCGGAGTTTCGACGAGATCGCCCTCCCTAATCTCGCCGTCACCGAGACTAATCCGGCAGCGCGCCTTGATTTCCGGCGTTTCGCCTCGGAGCAGGTTGCGGACTACGATCGGATGCAGGTCGAGATCCTGCGGAAGCATTCACCGGGCCGGTTCATCACCCATAACTTCATGGGATTCTTCCGCGAGTTCGATCATTGGGCCTTCGACCACCTCGACCTTGCCTCGTGGGACTCGTATCCGTTGGGTTTCGTCGAACAATTCCCTTTTTCGGAAGCCGAGCGCGAGCGTTGGGCACTGACATCTCATCCGGATATCGCGGCCTTCCATCACGATCTCTATCGCGGGGTTGGCCGCGGACGGTTCTGGGTAATGGAGCAGCAACCCGGGCCCGTGAATTGGGCTTCCTGGAATCCCGTTCCGCACCCGGGCATGGTGCGCCTTTGGACATGGGAGGCCTTCGCCCATGGAGCGGAGGTCGTCAGCTATTTCCGGTGGCGGCAAGCCCCTTTTGCCCAAGAGCAGATGCATGCCGGCTTGAACCGCCCGGACCGGACGCTCTCACCTGGCGGGAAGGAGGCAACGCAGGTCGCGCGTGAGCTCGAGTCGCGGGGACCGCTTCCGGACACGCAGCAGGCGCCCGTTGCACTCGTTTTCGACTACGAGGCCGCGTGGATCACGGACATCCAACCGCAAGGACGCGACTTTTCATATGGGGAACTCGCCTTCCGCTGGTATGAAGGCCTCCGCCGCCTCGGCCTTGACATCGATATCGTTCCGCCCGGCCAACCGCTCCAAGGCTACCGCGCTGTCGTCGTTCCGAGTCTGCCCCACATTTCGGAGGCAGCGCTCGCTGCGTTCCAGGCAACGGAAGCCCCGATCCTGTTCGGGCCGCGCTCGGGATCGAAGACCCGCCACTTCGCGATCCCGCCGGAACTCCCGCCGGGCCCGCTGCAAGCGCTCCTGCCCCTCAAGGTGATTCAGGTCGCCTCGCTCAGGCCAGGCTTGAGCGCAGCGGTTCGCGGCAAGGTGCAAGGCTCGGCCGAGCGGTGGCGCGAATGGGTGGAAACCGCATTGGAACCGGTTGCGCGATTTTCCGACGGCTCGCCATCACTCGTCGAATACGGGAACCGCTTCTATCTCGCCGCATGGCCCGCTGCCGATCTCCTGCGGTCAACCTGTCAGCTTGTGCTCGGCGAGCGAGCGGGGCTCGCCCTGTCAGATCTTCCCGAGCATATCCGGCTGCGTCGGCGTGGTGACGTTCTCTTCGCGTTCAACTATGGGCCCGAGGCGTGGAGCGACGCAGCTGGTCGGATCGCAGATGGCGCAACGGTCGCTCCATACGACTGGGTTTCATCCGGCTGA
- a CDS encoding alpha-glucosidase/alpha-galactosidase, producing the protein MSQKLKIAIIGAGSVGFTKKLCMDILCVPELQDIEIALTDVNQHNLDMVCQIIDRLVEVNKLPTRITSTIDRRKAFEGARYILNCVRVGGLEAFSTDIQIPLKYGVDQCVGDTICAGGIMYGQRTIPALLDFCQDIREVSEPGAKMLNYANPMAMNTWATIDHGKVDTIGLCHGVQNGWRQIANALGASHPTEVDFICTGINHQTWYIDIRFRGRRISCDELVAAFERHAEYSQQEKVRIDVLKRFGFYSTESNGHLSEYLPWYRKRPEEIRRWIDMSDWIHGETGGYLRYSTESRNWFETDFPQFLAEAGKLIDVSKRTDEHASHIIEALETGRTYRGHFNVKNRGLITNLPEDAIVESTGFVDRFGLNMVAGLTLSDACAATCLASINVQRMSVKAAVTGDVEMLKLAMLHDPLVGAICSPDEVWQMVDEMLVTQSQWLPQYTHAIPAAKDRLARSRLKTRAWSGAARRDIRSVDEVRSNTAQKKEAGLGRRPGA; encoded by the coding sequence GTGTCACAGAAATTAAAGATTGCGATCATTGGCGCCGGCAGCGTTGGCTTCACTAAGAAGCTCTGCATGGACATCCTGTGCGTGCCGGAATTGCAGGATATTGAGATCGCGCTCACCGACGTCAACCAGCACAATCTCGACATGGTGTGCCAGATCATCGACCGTCTCGTTGAGGTGAACAAACTGCCGACGCGGATCACCTCCACGATTGATCGTCGGAAGGCTTTCGAGGGCGCGCGCTACATCTTGAATTGCGTCCGCGTCGGAGGGCTCGAGGCGTTCTCGACCGACATTCAGATTCCGCTCAAATACGGCGTCGACCAATGTGTCGGAGACACGATCTGCGCTGGCGGCATCATGTATGGTCAGCGCACGATTCCGGCGCTTCTGGATTTCTGCCAGGACATTCGCGAGGTCAGCGAACCCGGCGCCAAGATGCTGAACTATGCCAATCCTATGGCGATGAACACGTGGGCCACTATCGATCATGGCAAGGTCGACACGATCGGTCTGTGTCACGGCGTGCAGAACGGGTGGCGTCAGATTGCCAATGCACTCGGGGCAAGCCATCCGACCGAGGTGGATTTCATCTGCACGGGCATCAATCACCAGACTTGGTATATCGACATCCGCTTCCGCGGGCGTAGGATCAGCTGCGATGAACTGGTAGCGGCCTTCGAGCGGCATGCCGAGTATTCGCAGCAGGAAAAAGTCCGCATCGACGTCCTGAAGCGCTTCGGCTTCTACTCGACTGAGTCGAACGGCCACCTCTCCGAATACCTTCCCTGGTATCGCAAGCGCCCTGAAGAAATCCGTCGCTGGATCGACATGTCCGATTGGATCCATGGCGAGACGGGAGGATATCTGCGCTATTCCACCGAAAGCCGGAACTGGTTCGAGACCGACTTTCCGCAATTCCTCGCGGAAGCCGGCAAACTCATCGACGTGTCGAAGCGGACCGACGAGCATGCGAGCCACATCATCGAGGCGCTGGAGACGGGCCGGACTTACCGAGGCCACTTTAACGTCAAGAACCGTGGCCTCATCACCAACCTGCCCGAGGATGCCATCGTCGAGTCGACCGGCTTCGTGGACCGTTTCGGCCTTAACATGGTAGCTGGCCTCACGCTCTCGGACGCCTGTGCGGCGACCTGCCTTGCCTCAATCAATGTGCAGCGCATGTCTGTCAAGGCCGCAGTCACTGGCGACGTGGAAATGCTCAAGCTCGCTATGCTGCACGACCCGCTTGTCGGAGCCATCTGCTCCCCCGATGAGGTTTGGCAAATGGTCGACGAGATGCTTGTTACTCAGTCTCAGTGGCTGCCGCAATATACCCATGCGATCCCAGCCGCCAAGGACCGGCTAGCACGCTCGAGGTTGAAAACGCGCGCATGGTCCGGGGCGGCTCGTCGAGATATCCGTTCCGTCGATGAGGTTAGAAGTAACACGGCCCAGAAGAAAGAGGCTGGATTGGGTCGGCGCCCTGGCGCGTAG
- a CDS encoding carbohydrate ABC transporter permease → MARSMTLKTRQAITAYLLLIPAIFYFLIYFFYPIALEFWASLFRGQPLIGESSFAGLSNYVEAIGDRRVRQSLVVTLIYAFGATGATVVTGLGLAALLNGPIRGSTFFRAVIFFPYIISYVIIALMWKSILDPYTGILNGALVALGLPPQNWLGDVDTALPTLMGITVWKDAGYAMLIYLAALQSIPTTFYEAASIDGATPMQQFRYLTLPLLMPTTLFVVVISMITHLQELAPAYLITNGGPADATQLFGFFVFKKAFFELNIGYASALSFMMFLLILAITAVQFKLGSREIKY, encoded by the coding sequence ATGGCCAGAAGCATGACTCTGAAAACACGTCAGGCCATCACCGCCTATCTGCTTCTAATTCCGGCAATCTTCTATTTTCTGATCTACTTTTTCTATCCGATCGCATTGGAGTTCTGGGCAAGCCTTTTCCGGGGTCAACCTCTGATCGGGGAAAGCAGCTTTGCTGGCCTTTCCAACTACGTCGAGGCGATAGGCGATCGGCGCGTGCGTCAGTCGCTCGTGGTGACGTTGATCTATGCGTTCGGAGCAACAGGAGCGACAGTTGTCACGGGACTAGGGCTTGCGGCTTTGCTCAACGGCCCCATCAGAGGCAGCACCTTTTTCCGGGCGGTGATCTTCTTTCCCTATATCATCTCCTACGTCATTATCGCCCTGATGTGGAAAAGCATCCTCGACCCTTACACGGGCATCCTGAATGGCGCCCTGGTCGCGCTCGGCCTCCCGCCCCAGAACTGGCTTGGGGATGTCGATACGGCGCTTCCCACCCTAATGGGGATCACAGTATGGAAGGACGCCGGATACGCGATGTTGATCTACCTCGCTGCCTTACAGTCGATCCCCACGACATTCTATGAGGCAGCCTCGATCGACGGCGCGACGCCCATGCAGCAGTTCCGCTACCTGACCCTGCCGCTTCTCATGCCAACAACCCTGTTCGTCGTGGTGATTAGCATGATCACCCATTTACAGGAGTTGGCCCCCGCTTATCTCATCACCAATGGCGGACCGGCCGATGCAACCCAACTCTTCGGCTTCTTCGTCTTCAAGAAAGCCTTTTTCGAGCTCAATATCGGCTATGCTTCGGCCCTGTCGTTCATGATGTTCCTGCTGATCCTCGCCATCACAGCGGTGCAGTTCAAGCTCGGCAGCCGCGAGATCAAGTACTGA
- a CDS encoding sulfatase-like hydrolase/transferase encodes MTQHPNVIVVLTDQQRWDTVGAHGNPMGLTPNFDRMARTGLFVKNSFTCQPVCGPARSALQTGRYPTQTGCYRNSISLPRSERTLAHYFGDAGYRTGYIGKWHLADNEPVPPEERGGYQDWLASNLLEFTSYPFDTVMYDAECSEVKLPGYRVDALTDAAIRYIDQQKNNPFFLFLSYLEPHHQNQTDDYPAPIGYEESMRERLVVPQDLATLGGSTSEHLPGYLGMVKRLDEAFGRLVEALYSLKLLDDTVILFTSDHGCHFKTRNDEYKRSCHEASIRVPTLFHGPGFANRGAFDGLVSLIDLPPTLLDAAGIEVPAAMQGHSVLRMAQEASTSDNVFIQVSESHVARALRTQRWKYEVEAPGADGWNQMASGCYVESLLYDLDADPYELSNLIESPAYASIRAELRRLLLERIAAAGEEVPEIVAREGAGLAAAS; translated from the coding sequence ATGACGCAGCATCCAAATGTAATCGTAGTTTTGACGGACCAGCAGCGGTGGGATACGGTAGGCGCCCATGGAAATCCAATGGGGCTGACGCCGAACTTCGACCGGATGGCGCGGACCGGTCTGTTCGTGAAGAATTCCTTCACATGCCAGCCCGTTTGCGGTCCGGCTCGCTCGGCCCTCCAGACTGGCCGCTACCCAACGCAGACAGGCTGCTACCGAAACAGCATCTCGCTGCCGCGCTCTGAGCGGACGCTGGCCCATTACTTCGGCGATGCGGGATATCGCACAGGATATATCGGGAAGTGGCACCTTGCCGACAACGAGCCCGTGCCGCCCGAGGAGAGGGGAGGCTATCAGGATTGGCTGGCGAGCAACCTCCTCGAGTTTACCTCATACCCTTTCGACACCGTCATGTATGATGCCGAGTGTAGCGAGGTGAAGCTGCCGGGCTACCGCGTCGACGCGCTTACCGATGCTGCGATCCGGTACATCGATCAGCAGAAGAATAATCCATTCTTCCTATTCCTTTCCTATCTTGAGCCGCACCATCAGAACCAGACCGATGATTACCCAGCACCGATCGGCTACGAGGAAAGCATGCGCGAGCGGCTCGTCGTGCCGCAGGACCTGGCAACCCTCGGCGGCTCGACCAGCGAGCACCTGCCCGGGTATCTCGGCATGGTGAAACGGCTCGACGAAGCCTTTGGTCGCCTTGTCGAGGCACTGTACAGTCTTAAGCTTCTTGACGACACGGTCATCCTGTTCACATCCGACCACGGCTGCCACTTTAAGACGCGAAACGACGAGTACAAGCGCTCCTGTCACGAGGCCTCCATCCGGGTTCCGACACTTTTCCATGGTCCAGGATTTGCAAATCGCGGTGCTTTCGATGGTCTCGTGAGCCTCATTGATCTGCCGCCGACGTTATTGGATGCGGCTGGTATCGAGGTACCGGCTGCCATGCAGGGGCACTCAGTTCTCAGAATGGCGCAGGAGGCCTCGACGTCGGACAATGTCTTCATCCAGGTCAGCGAAAGTCATGTCGCGCGCGCCCTGCGGACGCAGCGCTGGAAATACGAGGTTGAGGCGCCAGGGGCGGACGGTTGGAACCAGATGGCGAGCGGCTGCTACGTTGAGTCTCTGCTCTATGATCTTGATGCCGATCCATATGAACTCAGTAATCTTATTGAGTCGCCCGCGTACGCCTCTATTCGCGCAGAACTCCGACGGCTCCTTCTTGAGCGCATCGCTGCGGCAGGCGAAGAGGTTCCCGAGATCGTAGCCCGTGAGGGAGCCGGTCTCGCGGCCGCCTCGTAG
- a CDS encoding helix-turn-helix domain-containing protein, whose protein sequence is MGDFVLSPLRAGGPRMRNVSLPRGRHPLHTMPASAGYDLVESPSYNWDGRQRGDTPFTVVQHTLSGCGNLIHDGRHYCLDPGTTMLVTIPHSHRYWLEPGDRWEFFWIVMYGQEAVRINQSIISVAGPVLHLTEKAVTQLAQCCLALIQGDGETAGRASAVAYTAMMVLYDDILGTRLEPADDPGRSAIAAAAAFIRDHLDKDLSVPVLARMTGLSRAHFTRVFATLFGSTPGEYVLEQRMLRAARLLESSNLSIKAISTTSGFHDANYFAKAFRRTFGVSPTEFRTTGMYATRR, encoded by the coding sequence ATGGGTGATTTTGTGCTATCGCCGCTCCGAGCCGGGGGGCCGCGGATGCGGAACGTATCGCTCCCACGCGGACGGCACCCGCTGCACACGATGCCGGCGAGCGCCGGCTACGATCTCGTCGAATCTCCCTCCTACAATTGGGATGGCCGACAGCGTGGCGACACGCCCTTCACGGTCGTTCAGCACACATTAAGTGGGTGTGGGAACCTGATCCATGACGGGCGCCACTATTGTCTCGATCCCGGAACGACGATGCTCGTGACCATTCCCCACAGCCATCGCTATTGGCTGGAGCCGGGTGATCGGTGGGAGTTCTTCTGGATTGTCATGTATGGACAAGAGGCAGTCCGCATCAACCAGTCCATCATATCCGTCGCCGGACCCGTTCTGCACTTGACGGAGAAAGCGGTCACACAATTGGCCCAGTGTTGCCTGGCGCTGATCCAGGGTGACGGTGAGACGGCAGGGCGCGCGTCGGCCGTCGCCTATACAGCGATGATGGTGCTTTATGACGATATCCTCGGAACGCGGCTCGAACCGGCCGATGACCCGGGGCGTTCCGCCATCGCAGCCGCTGCCGCCTTTATCCGCGACCACCTGGACAAAGATTTGAGCGTTCCGGTCCTGGCCCGGATGACTGGCTTGAGCCGAGCGCATTTCACCCGGGTCTTCGCCACTCTTTTCGGAAGCACGCCGGGGGAATATGTACTGGAGCAGCGAATGCTACGGGCCGCGCGGCTGCTCGAGAGCAGCAATCTGTCGATCAAGGCCATCTCGACCACGAGTGGGTTCCACGACGCGAACTATTTCGCCAAGGCGTTCCGTCGGACGTTCGGCGTCAGTCCGACGGAATTCAGGACCACAGGCATGTACGCCACTCGACGCTGA